From the Lolium rigidum isolate FL_2022 chromosome 2, APGP_CSIRO_Lrig_0.1, whole genome shotgun sequence genome, one window contains:
- the LOC124687013 gene encoding gamma-secretase subunit APH1-like produces the protein MTVAAGAGYALIALGPAFSLFAGVIARKPFLVLTLLSSTLFWLVSLIVLSGIWRGFLPLKSGAWWPYVILILTSVAFQEGVRLVFWRLYKKVEEMLDAFADRIAKPRLCLTDKMLISLAGGLGHGLAHAVFFCLSLLTPAFGQATFYVERCSRMPFFLVSAIISLGFLVIHTFSMIIAFNGYGERKKSDQIFVPVVHMIAAVMTLINLAPGGCLIGTPLLCVMAALTLQYSWRMVGQRLTEHEH, from the exons ATGAcggtggcggcgggggcgggATATGCGCTGATCGCGCTGGGACCAGCCTTCTCCCTCTTCGCCGGCGTCATCGCCAGGAAGCCCTTCCTCGTCCTCACCCTCCTCTCCAG CACATTGTTTTGGCTTGTAAGTTTGATTGTCCTCTCGGGAATATGGAGGGGGTTTCTTCCTCTAAAATCAGGAGCGTGGTGGCCCTATGTAATTTTGATCCTTACATCTGTTGCATTTCAAGAAGGTGTCCGTCTTGTCTTCTGGAGGCTTTACAA GAAAGTGGAAGAGATGCTAGATGCCTTTGCTGACCGAATTGCTAAACCACGTCTCTGTTTGACAGACAAGATGCTAATCTCTTTGG CTGGTGGTTTAGGTCATGGACTGGCTCATGCAGTATTTTTCTGCCTCAGCCTCTTGACTCCAGCATTTGGTCAAGCAACATTTTATGTCGAAAGGTGCTCAAGGATGCCATTTTTCCTTGTGTCAG CAATTATCTCACTTGGATTCTTGGTCATCCATACTTTCTCAATGATTATTGCTTTTAATGGATATGGAGAGAGAAAGAAGAGCGACCAAATTTTCGTTCCAGTGGTTCATATGATTGCTGCTGTAATG ACACTAATTAACCTTGCGCCAGGAGGCTGCCTCATTGGTACACCTTTATTATGTGTGATGGCTGCACTGACCTTGCAGTACTCGTGGCGAATGGTAGGACAGAGATTAACTGAGCACGAGCATTGA